In Calothrix sp. PCC 7507, one DNA window encodes the following:
- a CDS encoding type II toxin-antitoxin system RelE/ParE family toxin, translated as MKSRTTAQFRKAFTNLPQQVQQQAREAYRQFKQDPWHPSLRFKQVHPILPIYSARVSKSYRAVGVRNENGIVWFWIGIHTDYDKLLSQLYCGLGNEVKGHPIR; from the coding sequence GTGAAATCTAGAACAACGGCTCAGTTTCGCAAAGCATTTACTAATCTTCCCCAACAGGTTCAGCAACAAGCACGAGAAGCTTATCGACAGTTTAAGCAAGATCCCTGGCATCCTAGCCTCCGTTTCAAACAAGTGCATCCTATCTTACCTATCTACTCTGCCCGTGTGAGCAAAAGTTATCGCGCTGTTGGTGTGCGAAACGAAAACGGGATTGTATGGTTTTGGATTGGTATCCATACAGATTATGACAAACTACTCTCTCAGTTATATTGCGGATTGGGAAATGAGGTGAAAGGTCATCCAATTAGATAA
- a CDS encoding BrnA antitoxin family protein, translating to METEYDFSQGKRGAIEPTPPGKTRITIRLDDEILTWFRDQVNQAGGGNYQTLINDALREYIQQRREPLEDTLRRVLREELERIGK from the coding sequence ATGGAAACTGAGTATGATTTTAGCCAAGGCAAGCGGGGGGCAATAGAACCCACACCACCCGGAAAAACTAGGATTACAATTCGTCTAGATGATGAAATACTCACATGGTTTCGTGACCAAGTTAACCAAGCAGGAGGTGGAAATTACCAAACGTTGATTAATGATGCCTTGCGTGAGTACATTCAGCAGCGCCGTGAACCTTTAGAAGACACGTTACGCCGAGTATTAAGAGAGGAACTTGAGCGCATTGGGAAATGA
- a CDS encoding BrnT family toxin, with translation MVYQWDRDKATANLRKHGVDFADAVSVFSDDLAITVIDERFDEERLITIGMDAFGRILVVVYTWRSDEIRLISARKATRQEQKQYEEG, from the coding sequence ATGGTTTATCAATGGGATAGAGACAAAGCAACAGCCAATCTTCGCAAGCACGGTGTTGACTTCGCTGATGCAGTGTCTGTCTTTTCAGATGATTTGGCAATCACCGTCATAGATGAACGTTTTGATGAGGAACGGTTAATCACAATTGGGATGGATGCTTTCGGTAGGATTTTAGTAGTTGTGTATACATGGCGTAGTGATGAAATTCGATTAATTTCTGCCCGCAAAGCTACGCGCCAGGAACAAAAGCAATATGAGGAAGGATAA
- a CDS encoding restriction endonuclease, whose translation MIPIILGAAALAGAAIYGVSELIKDGERQRQEEERQRQEKERRILASGIHEVDEMSGKDFEKLLSLLFRKTGYNVSLTPDTQDYGADLILYKDDVKTIIQAKRSKNPISVKAVQEVASAVRHYQANKAIVITNNRFTDNAYNLARSNEVELWDRKKLIEFMLRAKNY comes from the coding sequence ATGATTCCAATTATTTTGGGTGCTGCAGCTTTAGCTGGCGCTGCAATTTACGGTGTTAGTGAATTAATCAAGGATGGTGAAAGACAACGGCAGGAAGAAGAAAGACAACGGCAGGAAAAAGAAAGACGTATTCTTGCTAGTGGAATTCATGAAGTTGATGAAATGAGTGGAAAGGACTTTGAAAAACTTTTGTCACTGCTTTTCAGAAAAACTGGGTACAATGTCAGCCTGACTCCAGACACTCAAGACTATGGCGCTGACTTAATCCTATACAAGGATGATGTAAAAACTATTATTCAAGCAAAAAGATCCAAAAATCCTATTAGTGTGAAAGCAGTACAAGAGGTAGCAAGTGCAGTCAGGCATTATCAAGCAAATAAAGCAATAGTTATTACAAATAATAGATTTACGGACAATGCTTACAACCTTGCACGTTCTAATGAAGTAGAACTATGGGATAGAAAAAAGCTTATTGAATTCATGCTGCGTGCTAAAAACTATTAG
- a CDS encoding CopG family ribbon-helix-helix protein, with the protein MSKENITFRIDSSQKAALDAIAAGMNRDRKYVLNEAVAAYLEMYQWQIEEIPKGIYEADAGDFASDEEVKTIFTRLINVD; encoded by the coding sequence ATGAGCAAAGAAAACATTACCTTTCGGATAGATAGCAGTCAGAAGGCGGCACTGGATGCGATCGCTGCGGGAATGAACCGCGATCGCAAATACGTCTTAAATGAAGCTGTAGCTGCTTATCTAGAGATGTATCAGTGGCAAATTGAGGAGATTCCAAAAGGGATTTATGAAGCAGATGCTGGAGACTTCGCCAGTGATGAGGAAGTCAAGACGATTTTTACAAGACTTATCAATGTAGATTAG
- a CDS encoding LapA family protein, with product MKTISNLLISVILAVWVVAIAIISAQNAAPVSLKFFTYQSIQIPFGLVLAFSAAIGLIGIAVLQPLWRLGDSPQDARLDEDAEFFVDDEDF from the coding sequence ATGAAAACTATTTCCAATTTATTAATATCGGTAATTTTAGCTGTTTGGGTAGTGGCGATCGCCATTATCTCCGCCCAAAATGCTGCACCAGTATCGTTAAAATTCTTTACATATCAATCGATACAGATCCCATTTGGTTTGGTGCTAGCATTTAGTGCTGCCATAGGATTGATTGGCATAGCTGTATTGCAACCTTTATGGAGGTTGGGTGATTCTCCCCAAGATGCACGGTTAGATGAAGATGCCGAGTTTTTTGTTGATGATGAAGATTTTTGA
- a CDS encoding phosphoglucomutase/phosphomannomutase family protein: protein MSVSSSSSKIKFGTDGWRGIIADDFTFPNVRKVTRAIASYLETAYSKDRPVLVAYDTRFLADQFAQTAAQVLADLGWNVKVTDRDCPTPVIAYNARHLNSAGALMFTASHNPAPYCGIKYIPDYAGPATPEITDTIVANIEGASDALPSSNPSGSISIFDPKPDYLQFIYTLLDTEKIRSAHLKVKYDALYSTSRGYLDEVLQHSGVELESFHAWRDVLFGGGMPEPKGEQLVELVEAVRRDQADLGLATDGDSDRFGIVDELGNVLTPNTVLLLLARHLIKNKGKTGAIVRTVATTHLLDNFAAKYGLQIYETAVGFKYIGEKMRETTVLIGGEESGGLSIIGHIPEKDGVLADMLVAEAIAYEGKPLSELVKEAIAEADGPLYNNRLDLHLTEAHKTAVIDSFTKNPPTEVAGIKVKEVGRKDGIKLYLEEGSWVLLRPSGTEPLVRVYLETNTPEKLAKIAQELESAIAKLE, encoded by the coding sequence ATGAGCGTCAGTAGTAGTTCCAGCAAGATAAAATTTGGCACCGATGGCTGGCGAGGAATTATCGCCGATGACTTTACTTTCCCCAATGTGCGGAAAGTCACAAGGGCGATCGCTAGTTATCTCGAAACAGCCTATAGCAAAGATAGACCGGTTCTCGTGGCTTACGACACTCGGTTTTTAGCAGATCAGTTTGCCCAGACAGCAGCCCAAGTCTTGGCAGATTTGGGTTGGAATGTCAAAGTTACTGATCGGGATTGTCCTACACCAGTAATTGCCTACAACGCCCGTCACCTAAATTCAGCGGGGGCGTTGATGTTTACCGCTAGTCACAATCCTGCACCTTACTGTGGAATTAAATATATCCCTGATTATGCTGGTCCTGCCACTCCAGAAATTACTGATACTATTGTGGCAAATATTGAAGGTGCGTCGGATGCGTTGCCTAGTAGCAACCCATCGGGTTCTATTTCTATTTTCGATCCAAAACCCGATTATCTGCAATTTATCTATACCCTACTAGATACAGAAAAGATCAGAAGCGCCCACTTGAAGGTCAAGTACGATGCACTGTATTCTACCTCTCGTGGATATTTGGATGAAGTTTTGCAACACAGTGGTGTTGAGTTAGAAAGTTTCCACGCTTGGCGGGATGTTTTGTTTGGCGGCGGTATGCCAGAACCCAAAGGGGAACAACTAGTTGAATTGGTGGAAGCAGTACGCCGCGATCAAGCCGATTTGGGTTTAGCTACAGATGGCGATAGCGATCGCTTTGGTATCGTTGATGAATTAGGCAATGTCCTCACCCCTAACACTGTGTTGCTATTATTAGCACGTCATTTAATAAAAAACAAAGGTAAAACCGGCGCGATTGTCCGCACAGTCGCGACAACCCATTTGCTAGATAATTTCGCGGCTAAATATGGGCTACAAATTTATGAAACAGCAGTAGGCTTTAAATACATCGGTGAAAAAATGCGGGAAACCACCGTGTTGATTGGTGGGGAAGAATCAGGTGGTTTGAGCATTATTGGGCACATTCCCGAAAAAGACGGCGTTTTAGCAGATATGCTAGTTGCAGAAGCGATCGCCTATGAAGGTAAACCTTTGAGTGAACTTGTCAAAGAAGCGATCGCCGAAGCCGACGGGCCTTTGTATAATAATCGCCTCGACTTGCACCTCACAGAAGCTCACAAAACCGCTGTCATCGACTCCTTTACCAAAAATCCACCCACAGAGGTAGCGGGGATTAAAGTTAAAGAAGTCGGTCGCAAAGATGGCATTAAACTGTATCTAGAAGAAGGTAGCTGGGTTCTGCTGCGTCCCTCCGGTACAGAACCATTGGTGCGTGTTTACCTCGAAACCAACACCCCCGAAAAACTTGCCAAAATCGCCCAAGAGTTAGAGAGTGCGATCGCTAAGTTAGAGTAG
- a CDS encoding PD-(D/E)XK nuclease family protein has product MSTPDRPFASYHLWSLVAPATGQERWHCQMRRGFIKARQHEAQVKALLAKATAPQRIGILAQKGVYEFHHNRHLLNQSDGVEKVAQILKLSHSPEEVQQRVLQILRKYHDAPLLSGKNIIQLTPGDEGFPKPILIDQDNYCFRLYAAMDCVFIDYGRILHILDFKTGKSAFDHRQALVYLLAARYLYPGRQAVASFYNLEIGKKSDLISINHSELNSVEFELANIAHKHQQDLQKYQQETENFSQIFPPNPGYHCRFCPFNSICDFSEVNPSQPHPMPSLKVHE; this is encoded by the coding sequence ATGTCAACCCCCGATCGCCCTTTTGCCAGTTATCACCTTTGGTCTTTAGTTGCCCCTGCGACGGGGCAAGAACGCTGGCATTGCCAGATGCGGCGGGGGTTTATCAAAGCGCGTCAACATGAAGCCCAAGTCAAAGCACTGTTAGCAAAGGCCACTGCACCTCAGCGGATTGGTATACTCGCCCAAAAAGGCGTTTATGAGTTTCATCATAATAGACATCTGTTGAATCAATCTGACGGTGTGGAAAAAGTTGCTCAAATACTGAAGTTAAGTCACTCACCGGAGGAAGTGCAGCAGCGCGTGTTGCAAATTTTAAGAAAATATCATGATGCACCACTGCTTTCGGGTAAAAACATTATCCAACTCACTCCCGGTGATGAAGGCTTTCCCAAACCGATTTTGATTGATCAAGATAATTATTGCTTCCGCTTATATGCCGCAATGGACTGCGTTTTTATTGACTATGGGCGCATTTTACATATTTTAGATTTTAAAACTGGTAAATCTGCTTTTGACCACAGACAAGCACTAGTTTATTTGCTAGCAGCCCGTTATCTTTATCCAGGGCGGCAAGCAGTAGCGTCATTTTATAATCTAGAGATTGGTAAAAAATCTGATTTAATTAGCATTAATCATAGCGAATTAAACTCCGTAGAATTTGAATTAGCTAATATTGCCCATAAGCACCAACAAGATTTACAAAAATATCAGCAAGAAACTGAGAATTTTAGCCAAATTTTTCCCCCAAATCCCGGTTATCATTGCCGCTTTTGTCCATTTAATTCTATCTGTGACTTTTCGGAAGTTAACCCTTCACAACCCCATCCTATGCCGAGTTTAAAAGTGCATGAGTAA
- a CDS encoding tetratricopeptide repeat protein, translating to MTLRNYQGAIADYTKVIQLSPSANAYSDRGFALAALSKYREAIADYDRAISLVPKHYTAHYGRGLARVNLGDKKGALSDLQRAESNYREGMGEGNLDQPLYQQIIRAIEQLQQQ from the coding sequence ATTACCTTAAGAAATTACCAAGGTGCGATCGCAGACTATACTAAAGTCATCCAACTCAGTCCCAGTGCAAATGCATACAGTGATCGAGGCTTCGCACTTGCAGCTTTAAGTAAATATCGTGAAGCAATTGCAGACTACGATCGAGCGATTAGTCTTGTTCCAAAGCATTACACAGCTCATTATGGTCGAGGTCTAGCTCGTGTAAACCTTGGAGATAAAAAAGGGGCACTGTCAGACTTGCAACGGGCGGAGAGTAACTATCGAGAAGGCATGGGAGAGGGTAATCTCGATCAGCCGCTGTACCAGCAAATTATAAGAGCAATTGAACAGTTACAACAACAGTAG
- a CDS encoding type I restriction-modification system subunit M N-terminal domain-containing protein: MVSQLESSLWEAADQLRANSKLIANEYSMPVLGLIFLRHATNRFNAVKAEIEKGLSSRGGKNARLP, encoded by the coding sequence ATAGTCAGTCAACTTGAATCTTCCCTGTGGGAAGCCGCAGATCAACTCCGTGCTAATTCCAAACTCATTGCTAATGAATACAGTATGCCCGTACTGGGGCTAATCTTTCTTCGCCATGCGACAAATCGCTTCAATGCTGTCAAGGCGGAGATTGAAAAGGGTTTATCTTCACGAGGCGGAAAAAACGCCCGATTACCATAG
- a CDS encoding phosphate/phosphite/phosphonate ABC transporter substrate-binding protein: MSVSKRGLLTAGAAFATLMGLGFSTQGGIQASIANSQPHQQAPHLLAQKLQNLTIVFPSRADSTDLQTKADAVGAFLSKELGIQVTAQIGDDTAAVEALRANRADVAFLSSRPALKAEQLANSRLYLAEVRDNYSGKYTYDSVFVVSNNSPLKTRNSPKGTLEQLRGKKIAFTSPTSGSGFIFPVSELVKQGFVPNRDRLDGFFGQVSYGGNYSKALQAVLRGQAEVATVSEYALYSPYITPEEKSKLRVLYKISGVPAHGIAIDDDVPTADRAKIINALLKLNQPANNQLLRNLYNSTELVRVNHNSHLAPVRDALKRVGIEP; the protein is encoded by the coding sequence ATGAGTGTGAGTAAAAGAGGCTTATTGACTGCTGGTGCTGCATTTGCAACACTTATGGGATTGGGATTCAGCACTCAGGGAGGAATACAGGCGTCAATCGCTAACTCTCAGCCTCATCAACAAGCACCACATTTACTTGCACAAAAACTGCAAAACTTAACAATAGTTTTTCCTAGTCGGGCAGATTCCACAGACTTGCAAACTAAAGCAGATGCTGTTGGAGCATTTTTGTCGAAAGAATTAGGAATACAGGTGACTGCACAGATTGGTGATGACACTGCAGCAGTTGAGGCCTTAAGAGCAAATCGGGCCGATGTGGCGTTCTTAAGCAGCCGTCCTGCTTTGAAGGCGGAACAACTGGCAAATTCCCGCCTATACTTAGCAGAGGTACGTGACAATTACTCTGGCAAATACACATATGATTCAGTATTTGTAGTTTCTAACAATAGCCCCCTCAAAACCCGAAATTCACCTAAAGGTACCCTGGAACAACTAAGAGGGAAAAAAATTGCTTTCACTTCACCGACTTCTGGCTCAGGATTTATTTTCCCCGTCAGTGAGTTAGTTAAACAGGGATTTGTGCCCAACCGCGATCGCCTGGATGGTTTTTTTGGTCAAGTTAGCTACGGTGGCAACTATAGTAAGGCATTACAAGCTGTTTTACGCGGTCAGGCAGAAGTAGCCACTGTATCAGAATATGCTTTATATTCCCCATACATTACACCAGAAGAAAAGAGTAAGTTACGAGTACTGTATAAAATATCTGGTGTACCTGCTCACGGTATAGCTATTGATGATGATGTCCCGACTGCTGATAGAGCCAAAATCATCAACGCCCTACTCAAGCTAAATCAACCAGCAAATAACCAGCTGCTACGCAACCTGTATAACTCCACAGAATTAGTGCGAGTCAATCATAATAGTCACCTAGCACCAGTGCGTGATGCCCTAAAGCGTGTAGGAATCGAGCCGTAA
- a CDS encoding phosphonate ABC transporter ATP-binding protein, with translation MHDYVIECQNLETAYAASLNRPILNGINCQIKQGEFVVLLGLNGAGKSTLLRSLVGLVPIERGTIQINGVTMNPRTLTAIRRDIGMLFQGGGLIRQLSAIDNVLCGCLGVRTTWQTLWGFGKRDRLLALKLLEQMGLSEQADQKTAQLSGGQQQRVAIARALIQSPQILLADEPITGLDVIASQQVMQTLAKLHSQQGMTIISVLHDLRIAAEYAQRAIVLEAGRVVYDGPCNNLQAQFSQV, from the coding sequence ATGCATGATTACGTTATTGAGTGCCAAAACTTAGAGACAGCCTATGCTGCATCTTTAAATCGTCCCATTCTCAATGGGATTAATTGCCAGATTAAGCAAGGTGAGTTTGTGGTTTTGTTGGGACTCAATGGTGCCGGTAAATCTACCTTATTGCGATCGCTTGTTGGTTTAGTACCGATAGAGCGGGGAACAATTCAAATCAATGGTGTCACCATGAATCCCCGCACACTAACTGCAATTCGGCGTGATATTGGGATGTTATTTCAGGGCGGGGGATTGATTCGGCAACTATCAGCCATTGATAATGTCCTGTGCGGATGCTTGGGTGTGCGAACAACCTGGCAAACCCTCTGGGGATTTGGGAAACGCGATCGCCTGTTAGCACTAAAATTATTAGAGCAGATGGGTTTAAGTGAGCAAGCTGACCAAAAAACTGCTCAACTTAGCGGTGGACAACAACAAAGAGTAGCGATAGCCCGTGCTTTAATTCAATCGCCCCAGATTCTCTTAGCAGATGAACCCATCACCGGCTTAGATGTCATTGCATCCCAACAAGTCATGCAGACTTTAGCTAAATTGCACTCCCAACAAGGAATGACAATTATTAGCGTTTTGCATGATTTGAGGATAGCCGCTGAATATGCTCAAAGAGCGATCGTCTTAGAAGCAGGACGTGTTGTCTATGATGGCCCTTGTAATAATCTCCAAGCCCAATTTTCCCAAGTGTAA
- the phnE gene encoding phosphonate ABC transporter, permease protein PhnE — MSYLSKFKLRRRYPWVSPLIILLILVVVYSWALQGLKVDFVTLQTSWPYITDFVSRLFPPNWTVLDIAIKALLETVQMSLWGTTIGAIASLPIAIASANNIAPQWLQWLANLLQNAVRSVPSIILGLIFVAATGLGAPAGTLALGIYTIGYLAKFYQQAIEAVDSRSVESLEVIGASRLQIAQYGILPQVMPLALGYTFWMFEYNIRAASVLGVVGAGGIGFQLKSYIDGFEYTKATTMMLVLLVVVTVIDTFSSQLRRRLDAM; from the coding sequence ATGAGTTACTTATCTAAATTTAAACTACGACGGCGCTACCCTTGGGTGAGTCCTTTAATTATCCTGTTAATTTTAGTTGTAGTTTATAGTTGGGCGTTGCAAGGTTTAAAGGTCGATTTTGTCACACTCCAGACTAGCTGGCCATATATCACCGACTTTGTCTCCAGATTATTCCCGCCGAATTGGACAGTTTTAGATATAGCAATTAAAGCATTACTGGAAACTGTACAGATGTCCCTGTGGGGAACTACCATTGGGGCGATCGCCTCTTTGCCAATTGCGATCGCTAGCGCCAATAACATTGCACCTCAATGGTTACAATGGTTAGCGAATCTACTCCAAAATGCTGTCCGTTCAGTACCTTCAATTATTCTAGGGTTAATTTTTGTCGCTGCTACTGGATTAGGCGCACCCGCAGGTACTTTAGCCTTGGGAATTTACACCATTGGCTACCTGGCTAAGTTTTATCAGCAAGCAATTGAAGCCGTAGATTCCCGTTCCGTTGAATCTTTAGAAGTTATCGGCGCATCCAGACTACAAATTGCTCAATATGGGATTTTGCCCCAAGTTATGCCACTAGCGTTAGGTTACACTTTTTGGATGTTTGAATACAATATCCGTGCTGCTTCTGTGTTGGGAGTAGTGGGTGCAGGGGGTATTGGCTTCCAGTTGAAAAGTTATATTGACGGTTTTGAATATACCAAAGCCACCACTATGATGTTAGTGCTTTTGGTAGTCGTCACCGTCATTGATACCTTCAGTAGTCAACTACGTCGCCGCCTCGATGCGATGTAG